A stretch of DNA from Malus sylvestris chromosome 9, drMalSylv7.2, whole genome shotgun sequence:
GAAGTTACACTGAGTTCCTCACTTCCTCAGATTGTGGACTGACcctgattgattttttttttcatgtctcCTGGTTAACCTTTTTCCtttatttaccctttttttactTTACTTCCGAGCATCGTAAATGTAACTGTGACAATATTCAAAACTAATAAGACACTGCTATGCGGAAAAGTTAATACAAACTACAATATGTGATTGGCTTGAAATATTGCTAGTTGTATTTTCAGTGTAAGTAAGATCTTATGAAGGCCAAGGTAGTTTGACATCCATTGACGGATTTAACCCCTTCTAATTAAGGCATTTTGACATCCATTCCAAATTTAGAAAATGTAGCTAACAATATATGAAggcctaaattcaattctcttgaGTACAAGGCAACACTTATTTTTTGTGCAGCCAATATCTTAGAAGTATCACCTTTATGTGTTTTTTgtaatattaattttgaatgaaGAACAACCTACATAGTACAATAGGTACACCACTACGTGATATCTTGTGCCAATAAAACAAGAACATGGACaaaaatatatacatgtttTCATTTAATTGGTACAAAACGTCACTGTAGCGAAACCCGTATCATGTAAGTCCTTGTGGTGAATGTAAACAAAGTGATGTGCACCTTTCTCAATTTTCAGGGTGGTCAGTTGGTTATGTACTTGTATTTTGTATGTTTGTATATAAAAGGATAAACTCTTCTGTTAACGATCATGAGATTGATATGTAAATATGAATTAGTTTAATATGAATCATCATTCCATCACCGCCTCTTCTCACATATGTTAGATGACATTTGTGAAtatataagtgagaggtcttagttCGAATCTTGTAGATGACGAATTCAATATCAAATATGGTTTTACCAAACTCCCTCTactttaatgtaaaatatatgattgtactaaaaaaataccATTGGTGAACgaatcaaattttaagtttACTATGGATAAAGGGAAAAGATAAAGGGAAAAGATAAAATCATAATTCATGTGCAAATTGAGCCTggaaatccaaatccaatttctTAGCTGTAAACGCCTGAAAAAACCCTCAATGTCTCTGCATAAATACTCTTTATAAAGAACAAACCCTAATTACACTAAACCCAGACATCAATTTGGTAAAAATGAGTATAGATAAAAATTCATTATgcaattttcagtttttgatTTATTGTGTCGTTTGATAAATTGACGACAATTCATATATTGTAACAACtctatattaattaaataacaaaagagttttttttttttttttttttgtgaataaacgatattatctatattaatgtgagtttagcctcacaatgtgcTAACAATAATGAGTTCAAATTTGCTATTGGCAAGAATCGAATCTAAACGAGCAAGTTTCATTCATTCATGAGTTTTGACTTTTTGTTATAGAGATAATATACTATAAATGAGTCCGTAGGATTTAAGGTATGAAATCAATGTCATAAATGAGATTAAAGAGAGAGACTTGTATTTCAAGTCACTTAGTCCTTAAACAAAGTTTCTAATAGTTTGGAAAGTGAACTAAACAGTGATTATCATGAAAGAACAATGTATATCGTTTCATATCTGAACGACACTTTAATATAATGATAAAAATCTCGTATTCAACCATCTTGTATTTTGATTAACCACTATAGAGATTAAAGTTAACATTGTCTCGTGCTATGCATGTGCTTGTCTATTAACAAGTTCACTAAATAATGACCGCTTAATAAACTTAAACCATAAATGCATATCATATGTCAAACATTACAAAGTTTATGTGATGCATTTCACGTATCAAACTTTTTTGTGATTTAAGTAGCCATTTGCAAATCTCTCCAACGTTATATCTCAATACCCTTCGTCTAACTTTTGTGATTCGTTGATAAGTTTGCCTATAAAACAAaggaagttttattttttattacacATTGAAAAAAAGAGAGCTTAAACACAAAAGgagaagataaaaaataaaaataaaaaaggaaaactaatgaaaagggcttgaaaactttgagttttaatgataaagataaaataaagggtaaagtaaatagtaccaggattgactttttagtgtaaaaatgtggtttttcgttaaagtaaacagtagtAGCGggtgctttttgttaaagttcccaaataaAAAATCCACAATTTCGCAGCAAcgcctctctcttttctctcactTTCGTCATTGACGAAAGACACAAGCTTTCGCTCTCTGTAAATTCCAGAGATACATGCTCGATGATGGGAAGGAGGACCTGAGGTCTTCAAGCTGATTCTTCACCAACACTTGCTTCTCAAAACGACGAATTCTCGTTGGTTAAAGTCATGGCCGAGTCTTCAAAGGAAGAGCTGCTTCAGCTCATCAAGCGCTTCGGGGCTTATCTCACTGTCAAGATGTCCAGTCTATTCCCGATCTCCCTCCACAATCTGGTTCGCACCTCAATTTTGTGCCTGGTTTCGTTATCTTTTCGAATTTTCTCACGGATCTCCCGTCAAAAATTGTTCCTTTCTGTCGATTATCTTCAATTGCTTCATGGGGTTTTCAATTATGTTCCAATTTTTGTTTGTTCATTTGATTAGGGTCCATTTGGGTGCTTGTTTTGATGTGGATTGATTTGGGATGTaggttttttgagaaaatttggTGTGTAAATGGTCCATAACTGGAAATTAGAGGAATTTGGGGATATGACCATATTGGTATTTTGTAGTATAGGGAAAAAAGATATGTACTTGTGAACATTTTGATGTTGTTATGAGTTGGGCCATTGGATTTTTCAATTCAAATGACTTAGTGAAGCTTAATCTTCATTACTTTATCTCCATTTTAAGAATTGTGATGCATGCAGCCGCGACTGTGTCTGTGTCTTTGTCTGCGCCGTGTCTTGTAGTATTCTCAAGAACCGTGGTCATGTATGTTAGTACTCAGGAACCTGTAGTTACCGCATTAGTGTACTTTTTGGACAATGACTGCCTTTGAACTGATTGTCAATGCTATGAGTATAATTGACTAAGGTGAAGAGATAGATACTCATGAGATAGGTGAAGCTAATGCGAACCCTGTCAAGTGATGGGTTGTCTAGAAGTATCAAAGTAGTGCTGGAATGGGAATGCAAAAGTTGAGTTGTCTAAAGAAATTTTATATGGTGTCAGAATTCACGTTCTATTGGGGCAATTGCGGGCTTTGCTGTCGCAATAGTTTTCACATGGAGGCTGCTGAGACCACCGAGTGGACCTCAAAGAAGGCAACCCAAGCGGCAGGCACCTGCATCGAGTAGTTCTGGCATCAGttcaaattcaaatgcaacATTGACAACTCCGGGAGTTTCATCTTCAGAGGACTCAAGAACCCAAAACGTTGTTGATGAATTTTTTCAGCCAGTAAAGGTAACTGTCAAGTTATGAGTCTGCCGTATGGGTTTGGGTACCCCTTTGTATTAATATGGTTTATACTGAAGCCGTTTCTTTTAATTACAGCCTACTTTGGGGCAAATAGTTCGGCAGAAACTGAGTGAAGGAAGAAAGGTAAGTGTAGTGCTTTTCAGCGTCTCACTGCATGTTGTGAAAAATTCATGGTGAAGTTACAGAACCTAAGGTTTTACTTTTAGATGTTGCTGTACTTCACAACTAAAACCGCCAAGCTTCAAATGTTCAATAGTGGCTATTTAGCTGGTATTTGATACACTGTGGAGTAATTTAATATACTGAGAatctgtttgatttttttttaggcAAGAAAATTATTGATTTTGAATCAACAAATTGACCCTTTAAGCTTATCTGTAGGTAACTTGTCGTTTACTCGGAGTAATCCTTGAGGAAAGTACCCCGGAGGAACTTCAGGTGTTCTAATTTTCTTTCCAGCAACATTCTTTCCGTAAATTTGCTGCTAGAAATTGGTACCAAAAAAGGATTAACATTGCCTTTTTACATTGTTCCTGGCAGAAACAAGTTACTGTGAGGTACTCAGTGCTGGAAGTACTCTTGGAGATCACAAAATTTTGTGATCTGTATCTCATGGAAAGAGTTCTTGATGATGAAAGTGAAGTGCGTGCAAGCCTCTGTCTCAATCATTTTACTTGTGCTCTATAATTTTGTATGAGTTTAATAGGTTTCCTAGATTGTTGTTTTACTTCATTTCTTTGCTCATGGTAtttacctttttcttttcattctcATTGCCATTTATGAAACGATATTGCCTATTGCTTTCAGAAAAAGGTTCTAATGGCTTTGGAAGATGCTGGGATTTTCACATCTGGAGGTTTGGTCAAAGACAAGGTAGGTATATGGATTGATAGCATTATGAGTTAACTTTTAAAAATCCCACCAACTCTTTTGGTTATTCTACTTGCTTCTTGTTGGTTTATGTGTGCATGTAGTTGTTTTTGGCTTTCTCGTCATTTTTTTCGTTCTAATGTCAACCATGAACAAACAAATTTTATTTGAGCCCATAAGGAATACAATAGAGCTTGTGGAATGAAACATGATCTTGGAAACTCACCAGTACTTGTAATCCTGAATTTCACCATTTCCGTGTGGGTCGAATGAGATTAAGgcttggtttggtactgaggtgattctgaaaaaagctgggagttttttttgtgtttggtaaacattcagcttcagttttttttacagttttgggtgaaaaaaaaccaaaaacaagatgctgcaaaacccagctttgaaaaactggtttttttcacatctgttttacattaaagtttaccaaacactataatactgcttttttttctcaaaagcatttttacaaaaaagtttaccaaacactctacagctttatttcacagtcgcttattctcacagcacagcaaaagtagttttttttcaaagcacagcaataccaaaccagccctaagagtTATAACGTACGGAGATTGTGGTTTGCAGAAGCTTAGGGGTCAACCCTGGAAGGAAGGCCCAATAGTTGCTCAAATTTCGAATTAACTGTGGTTTGAGTTGTGTTCTTGAATGAATCAACCAATAGGCATATTTTTCAAGTATATTGAGATGTGCTTTCCTGAttgtcttattattttctagtcagttttggaagtgtttttgttATAATTGATAAATGAACTTACTATGACTAGTCTTGCATGGCGCAGTGAACTGTGCGATATACTCTCACTACTAGGATACTAGCTTGTCAATCTAGTTTGCGTTTAGAGAACATGACAAAATATAGATGCCCATCtgatattttcaatttttcagtaGTTTCCATACATTTCAACTTGCCAGGATGCTGCTATTTCATTCTGTTTCTTGCGTTATTTACAGTCTCGTGATTTGATTGCAGGTTCTCTTCTGTAGCACAGAGAATGGACGGACCTCTTTTGTTCGGCAATTGGAACCAGATTGGCATATCGACACCAATCCTGACATCATATTCCAATTATCGGTATATTCTTATTACTTACCTAGTTTGTCTACACAACATTCTTCGATTTCATTCCCCATGTTCTGATGCATACGCGTCATTTCCATGGCTGTCATCTGAGTTATTCCTTTATTTGTTGGTTACAGAGGTTTATCAAGTATCAGCTTCACATATCTCCTACCAGAACGGAACGGGCTGCTTCTAATGCTTTCAACTCCCCATCCTTGGAACAGTTCTTTGGACGTGTTTGACGCCCCGAGAAACGAAAGATAAGAATATAATGTTTAGGTTTCTATTAGGGTCTTCTTTTCCCCACATTCGGGTTTTGTGTCGATCGTACTTTTGAAGTTCGGGCTGCAGCTTGACAATGCTAAACGTCGGTCTTTATGTCGGTGTATTTTTGTATCCCGTCGTTGGTAGTCAGATGATAGACTTGCTCTGTATCACCGCACTGTTTCAAGGGACAATCCCATTGTTTGAAATTTGTGTAATAGATTGGATCATATCGGAACTCCGACTTGAAATtttcatgaatttttaatttactatcCGTGTGCAAGTTGGAAGTTTGAAAGTACTCTTAAAATAACTAAGGTCTAGTTTGGTAcagctgtgctttgaaaaaaaattatttttgctgTGCTGTAAGAATTAagcttatttttgttgtttcaagtttttagtttttttttatccaaaactgtgaaaataagttgtttttaagtgtttaccaaacatcttttttagctcagcttttttttatacctgctttttataaaagcacatcaGTACCAAATTAGTACTAAAAACTCTTTTGTTGAAAATGTTTTCTgaaccaattcttagtaaaacgAGAGTGAATTATAGAAAAATATTTAAAGTTTTTTCaagaagaagcacataattcaATCAAGTGCTATTGGAACCTCAaaatgttttctttaaaaacaatTTCAGTCATAAATGTACTTAACTAGCCCTAAATTGCAAACTCCATACACCAAAGTAAAGTTTTTCCAAATTacaattgttgatgcacaaaatcagtagggactttggtacaacagaaagtgttaagtttgtgacattcgttAGATTACTcaggtcactagtgtggataagtatgtaaatggatagagatagggaagcaaacacaagatttaCGTGATTACCctgattggctacgtccacggagtagagaagttctcattaatagtgaagggtttacacaagtacataggttcaagctcttatttagtgagtactaatgaatgatttagtacaaatgacattaggaaatattgtgggagaatgatctccttttatagaagagtttctaactttgttttgacattgacacgtcttgtattgtgattggcttctgatgttaagatgtatcgcgctatgattgacttctgatgtcgacacgtgtcgcgctgtgatttgCCTTCtagttggaaggaaactcttctgagtccttgacggtataacgttgaccggtgctcagtagtttcgggatagtatggtacaaacaatgctcttCTAAGTTCTcgagtaagggaagctcctcggttggggacttgcaagatctaagccgctaagtaatcacgaaacttctaagtaccgaagtgtggtatcgtcttcacttgccttatttgtctcataggtagatatggcatcttctctggaagtactttccctccatccaggggtggtatctttaaccggtggagatgcacaaggtaatgtatcaatttgacttgaagTTTACTTGTAGTATGAGTCCCctaagtcaccgagctaggagatttgccgaaagaggtgacagacaagataagcaatcagagttccaagcaagcagtcccagatcagaagtttgatttcgagctCCGaatgattgttctcattctccctatcttgcaggcagcaaaaaggataaagaaaagaaaaatgagaagatatgatatgagatacttttgcttttgaagaagtaattttccacagacttattcttaaattgggctggagggttttctggtttcctccagaatataaggccgactcaagaatttgagggtcaaaacaagtccatcaaatctagagtacgttcgaccataatgatatgagatacttttgttgttgacaaagtagtggatgtatcggcacgtgttatgttactcttgtctccacatgctttcttgtatcattctcacttgccctatctattcctcaggtatatgtggtatcttttctggaagcataagatgttgaagatgagtactcgagagcaatgacaggtaagtaatcaggcaagaggTTCCAGGCAAGaggttcctgactggaagctttattccaagtgctgactgattgctctctttctcattgtcttgcaagtaagaacaaggccaaaggaaaagacagggaaaaagcttgatatgggatattcttgcttttaaccctgatgatatgagatactcttgctcttgtgtggcttgtttgcaaaggCATTATCcgggggaaaagaagctgagtatttcgagagactctgttgagagtgctctctcggatgtgaagaaaagttgagcatttttttttatttgcagatcTACCTGGCCGTGGAGGataaaggtcgacatatataggaattgtcccaacagcgagtggtaatactgttcctttacctttattggtcatagcaatgtagtgggagctgcaagattcacgtgttttaactttgtcagagcactttgaaaaaatggtctgtggtatatggaaagctgatgttgcgtgtgaagattgcagacaagttttatccaaggaaatctagctctcgaagttcgaagagcggtgcctcttcggttttcgaacaagcaatcctgtcgaggatatggctttcgagattcggagaacggtacctcttcgatttttgataaaacaatcctgttgagagtctggctcttgagattcggaaagcggtgcctcttcgatttttgagcaagtaatcatgttgggagtttggctttcgagattcggagggcggtgcctcttcgatttttgagcaaataatcctgttgggagtctggctctcgagattcagagagttgtgcctcttcgatttttgagcaagtaatcttgttgggagtgttttctcgaatgtgagtaaaggtttgtCATTTTTGCCAGTatgccttgccacagagcacggaggttgacacacataaggactttccagttatcaagcagtggtgctgttcctttacccttgtgggtaatagtagggtagctggaccttcaaaatttatgtgcctaaactttgtcagagatctttggcaaagttatctgtggtacccgaggagttgatgttgcgtatggggattgtcgacatattttactcaagaAAATATGCTTCTCGAAATCCGAAAAattgtgcctcttcgatttttgaaccaacggtcatgttgccctttcttttataggggcaccaattgtgtgcaaaaagtacgttcagagagttattactTGTAGGACTTTTgcctttatttttatactttagagatttattacacctcatttctccttcatcatttctaagaatgtatggcccatccgaccgtcgttttgacttgaactttggtgaagaggcggccatgccttctcaagacaacatatgacgtccattcttcttatcccctacttgtcatcttaccgttagggactgtgatgaagaatgatatgacagctgcggtgatGGCAAGGAACCTTCtcattcccaaagataacagactactttccaaacagtctgatgagttggctattaaggattctctggctttcagtgtttagtgtgcaggttctgtgtctaatatggcccaacgtctatttactcgaacctgccaagttgaatcattggcggctgaagtgataagtctcaaacaggaaatcaaagggctcaagcatgagaataaacagttgcacatgctcgcacatgactatgctacaaacatgaagatgaagctcgaccagctacaggaatctgatggtcagattttacttgatcattagaggtttgtgggtttgttccaaaggcatttattaccttcgtcttttggggctgtaccgagtaatgaagctctaaatgatcaacctcaggtgcctcctccttctggggttttgcccaatactgaggcttcgaatgatcacccttctgtgccttttctttctggggccctgccgactgctgagacttattctgagcaacctttgtgaaggctccctcttgtttgtttattttgattcatgtatatgtacatatttgtaacttatcggagatatcaataaataagttttgcttcatttcaacgtattgtgttaaatacaccaaagccttcttcactaagttctttgaatttttccttttgttaaaacttgtatgttgaagctttgtgagtgaagcatgtaggttgaaatagtgctcccttaatttcccgagtgaggaaaacttctcggttggagacttgaaaaaatccaagtcactgagtggtcgtgagacttccgagtatcaaggtgcagtagcatatggtaggagtcccccaagtctccggtcgagagagttgacgaatgaggtgtcttgctagtagccaagttttcAAAGTAACGATTATCATTactttgttattattattgtttgtaACGGTTATCATTACTTTGATCACTTTATGACCACTACCATAAAACGTGGCAAAGTCTGTACACCCACTACACCATTTacattatataattattttatcaCCTCATCTGACCAAATTGGATATCAACAACTTGAAtgacaataatatatatatatatatatatatattatttattaccCAATGACATATACCCAAGTACATGTGCAATATTTATTCATGGCCTAGAATATTGTGACTGCCATTAAACTATGTCacttatacaacatgtgatttaccacacgactgaataaattatttatttatagaaggcatatagtacaatattttgccttgacaaactttatcaatttgatttattcattatactgTCATACTTATATTGTCATTTATTGTCatgaattattgagcaactagatccactgatcaacattgttgctgattaaaagAACCCAATATGCAAATCCGACAAGCGGACCCGAAtcatgtcgagaatcaactcataATGAGTGCATGTCAacataaagtagatacttgTAATGAGGAATACTACGAGCCGAGCCGCCTCGCAatgagcatagcctctagccgagcagcctcgcaacgagcatcgcctccagccgagcagcctcgcaacgagcatcgcctccagccgagcagtctcgtaacgtgtgatacctctagccgagtattgctttat
This window harbors:
- the LOC126583141 gene encoding peroxisome biogenesis protein 22 codes for the protein MAESSKEELLQLIKRFGAYLTVKMSSLFPISLHNLNSRSIGAIAGFAVAIVFTWRLLRPPSGPQRRQPKRQAPASSSSGISSNSNATLTTPGVSSSEDSRTQNVVDEFFQPVKPTLGQIVRQKLSEGRKVTCRLLGVILEESTPEELQKQVTVRYSVLEVLLEITKFCDLYLMERVLDDESEKKVLMALEDAGIFTSGGLVKDKVLFCSTENGRTSFVRQLEPDWHIDTNPDIIFQLSRFIKYQLHISPTRTERAASNAFNSPSLEQFFGRV